One genomic region from Rosa rugosa chromosome 1, drRosRugo1.1, whole genome shotgun sequence encodes:
- the LOC133725622 gene encoding mannosyl-oligosaccharide 1,2-alpha-mannosidase MNS1-like has product MMARTRSSSTRLRYCNPAYYLKRPKRLALLFIAFVCATLIVWDRQSLVREHEEELSKLNEELNRVKNLLEDLPIGRDSKIEVVPDDPIDIERREKVKEAMIHAWSSYEKYAWGQDELQPQSKNGVNSFGGLGATLVDSLDTLYIMGLHEQFQKAREWVATSLDFNKDYEASVFETTIRVVGGLLSTYDLSEDKLFLDKAIEIADRLLPAWNTPSGIPYNIINLAHGNAHNPSWTGGESILADSGTEQVEFIALSQRTGDPKYQRKAENVIAQLNKTFPDDGLLPIYIDPDRGTPGYATITFGAMGDSFYEYLLKVWIQGNKTSAVKPYRDMWEKSMIGLLSLIRRTTPSSFAYICEKNGNSLTNKMDELACFAPGMLALGSSGYGPDESKKFLSLAEELAWTCYNFYQSTPTKLAGENYFFNAGQDLSVGTSWNILRPETVESLFYLWRLTGNKTYKEWAWNIFQAFEKNSRIDSGYVGLKDVNTGVKDNMMQSFFLAETLKYLYLLFSPPSVISLDEWVFNTEAHPLKIVTRHDGKSSGITNGDRPKIRLRGRKEGRP; this is encoded by the exons ATGATGGCTCGGACCAGATCGTCGTCTACACGACTGAGGTACTGTAATCCGGCGTATTACCTGAAGAGGCCGAAGCGCTTGGCTTTGCTTTTCATAGCGTTTGTTTGCGCCACTTTGATCGTCTGGGACCGTCAGAGTCTCGTCAGAGAGCACGAG GAAGAACTATCTAAGTTGAATGAAGAATTGAACCGTGTGAAAAATTTG CTTGAAGATTTGCCGATCGGCAGGGATAGTAAGATAGAGGTTGTTCCAGATGATCCAATTGACATTGAAAGGAGAGAAAAGGTGAAAGAAGCTATGATTCACGCTTGGAGTTCATATGAGAAATATGCATggggccaagatgagcttcag CCGCAATCAAAGAATGGTGTCAATAGCTTTGGTGGTCTTGGTGCAACACTAGTAGACTCTCTTGACACGCTTTACATAATGGGTCTTCATGAGCAGTTTCAGAAAGCTAGAGA GTGGGTTGCAACCTCATTGGATTTTAACAAGGACTATGAGGCTAGTGTATTTGAGACAACCATAAG AGTTGTAGGTGGACTTCTCAGTACGTATGATCTCTCAGAAGATAAACTTTTCCTTGATAAGGCTATAGAGATTGCAGATAGATTGCTGCCTGCATGGAATACACCTAGTGGGATCCCTTACAACATTATCAACTTGGCACATGGAAACGCACACAATCCTTCATGGACTGGA GGGGAAAGTATCTTAGCAGATTCTGGGACGGAGCAGGTGGAGTTTATTGCTCTTTCTCAGAGGACGGGAGACCCAAAGTATCAGCGAAAG GCTGAGAATGTTATAGCGCAGCTTAACAAAACTTTCCCTGATGACGGTTTGCTTCCTATTTATATTGACCCTGACAGAGGAACACCAGGATACGCAACCATTACCTTTGGTGCCATGGGTGACAG CTTCTATGAATATTTACTCAAAGTTTGGATACAGGGGAATAAAACTTCAGCAGTGAAGCCTTATAG AGATATGTGGGAGAAATCAATGATAGGTCTGTTGAGCTTGATCAGGAGAACAACGCCATCGTCTTTTGCATATATATGCGAGAAGAATGGAAATTCTCTCACAAACAAG ATGGACGAATTAGCATGCTTTGCTCCAGGAATGCTGGCTTTAGGATCATCTGGTTATGGTCCTGATGAATCTAAGAAATTCTTATCACTTGCAGAGGAG CTTGCTTGGACATGCTATAATTTTTACCAGTCAACACCAACAAAATTAGCTGGGGAGAACTATTTCTTTAATGCAGGGCAG GACTTGAGTGTGGGTACGTCATGGAATATATTAAGACCGGAGACAGTTGAATCACTCTTTTATCTATGGCGTTTGACTGGAAACAAGACATACAAAGAGTGGGCCTGGAATATTTTTCAAGCATTTGAAAAGAACTCCCGTATAGACTCGGGATATGTTGGACTGAAAGAT GTTAACACTGGTGTGAAAGACAATATGATGCAAAGCTTCTTTCTTGCGGAGACTCTCAAATATCTCTATCTTCTCTTTTCACCCCCTTCAGTTATTTCCCTAGATGAATGGGTTTTCAACACGGAGGCTCACCCACTGAAAATTGTGACCAGGCATGATGGAAAAAGTTCTGGAATTACAAATGGTGATAGACCAAAGATTAGATTGCGTGGCAGGAAGGAAGGTCGACCATGA
- the LOC133725624 gene encoding large ribosomal subunit protein uL30y-like, which produces MGEAVKVVVPESVLKKRKREEEWALAKKQGLEAAKKKNSENRKLIYNKSKQYTKEYAEKDNEMVRLKREARLKGGFYVEPESKLLFIIRIRGINAIDPKTKKILQLLRLRQIFNGVFLKVNKATLNMLHRVEPYVTYGYPNLKSVKKLIYKRGYGKLNKQRIALTDNSVVEQGLGKHDIICTEDLIHEILTVGPHFKEANNFLWPFKLKAPLGGLKKKRNHYVEGGDAGNRENYINELIRRMN; this is translated from the exons ATGGGTGAAGCAGTCAAGGTTGTGGTTCCAGAGTCTGTcctaaagaagaggaagagagaggaggaATGGGCTTTGGCAAAGAAGCAGGGGCTTGAAGCCGCCAAGAAGAAGAACTCTGAGAACAGAAAGCTTATTTACAACAAAtccaaacagtacaccaaggaGTATGCTGAGAAG GACAACGAGATGGTCCGGTTGAAGCGTGAGGCAAGGCTGAAAGGAGGATTCTATGTCGAGCCAGAGTCTAAGCTCTTGTTTATCATTCGTATCCGTGG tatCAATGCCATTGATCCAAAGACAAAGAAGATCTTGCAGCTTTTGCGTTTGAGACAG ATATTCAATGGTGTCTTCCTGAAAGTAAACAAGGCAACCTTGAACATGCTTCACAGGGTTGAGCCATATGTCACTTATGG ATACCCCAACTTGAAGAGTGTCAAGAAATTGATTTACAAGAGGGGTTATGGCAAGTTGAACAAGCAGAGAATTGCCTTGACTGATAACTCTGTTGTTGAACAG GGTTTGGGCAAGCATGACATTATCTGCACTGAGGATCTTATTCACGAGATCTTGACAGTTGGACCTCATTTTAAGGAGGCCAACAACTTCCTGTGGCCATTTAAGCTCAAGGCACCATTGGGCGGTCTTAAGAAGAAGAGGAACCATTATGTTGAAGGTGGAGATGCTGGAAACCGTGAGAACTACATCAATGAGCTTATTAGGAGAATGAACTAG